Proteins co-encoded in one Medicago truncatula cultivar Jemalong A17 chromosome 8, MtrunA17r5.0-ANR, whole genome shotgun sequence genomic window:
- the LOC11411180 gene encoding inositol-3-phosphate synthase, which yields MFIENFKVESPNVKYTETEIQSVYSYETTELVHENRNNTYEWVVKPKTVKYEFKTQTNVPKLGVMLVGWGGNNGSTLTGGVIANREGISWATKDKIQQANYFGSLTQASAIRVGSFQGEEIHAPFKSLLPMVNPEDIVWGGWDISNLNLADAMGRARVFDIDLQKQLRPYMESMVPLPGIYDPDFIAANQGDRANNIIKGTKKEQLQQVIKDIKEFKETTKVDKVVVLWTANTERYSNIVVGLNDTTENLLASVDKNEAEISPSTLYALACVLENVPFINGSPQNTFVPGLIDLAIKRNSLIGGDDFKSGQTKIKSVLVDFLVGAGIKPTSIVSYNHLGNNDGMNLSAPQTFRSKEISKSNVVDDMVNSNAILYGPGEHPDHVVVIKYVPYVGDSKRAMDEYTSEIFMGGKNTIVMHNTCEDSLLAAPIILDLVLLAELSTRIQFKSEQEDKFHSFHAVATILSYLSKAPLVPPGTPVVNALSKQRSMLENILRACVGLAPENNMILEYK from the exons ATGTTTATCGAGAATTTCAAGGTTGAAAGTCCTAACGTGAAGTACACAGAGACTGAGATTCAGTCTGTGTACAGTTACGAAACAACTGAACTTGTTCACGAGAACAGAAATAACACTTATGAGTGGGTTGTTAAGCCCAAAACCGTCAAATATGAGtttaaaacacaaacaaatgtCCCTAAATTGGG GGTAATGCTTGTTGGGTGGGGTGGAAACAATGGTTCAACCCTCACTGGTGGTGTTATTGCAAACCGAGA GGGTATTTCTTGGGCAACAAAGGACAAGATTCAGCAAGCCAATTATTTTGGTTCGTTAACTCAAGCATCAGCTATCAGAGTGGGGTCTTTCCAAGGGGAGGAAATACATGCCCCATTCAAGAGCCTTCTTCCAATG GTAAACCCTGAGGATATTGTGTGGGGAGGATGGGATATCAGTAACTTGAACCTAGCTGATGCCATGGGCAGAGCTAGGGTATTTGACATAGACCTACAAAAACAATTAAGGCCTTACATGGAATCCATGGTTCCACTTCCTGGAATCTATGACCCTGATTTCATTGCTGCTAATCAAGGAGATCGTGCTAACAACATCATTAAAGGAACAAAGAAAGAACAACTTCAGCAAGTCATCAAAGACATTAA GGAGTTTAAGGAAACTACCAAGGTTGATAAGGTTGTTGTACTCTGGACTGCCAACACTGAGAGGTATAGTAATATTGTTGTGGGACTAAATGACACCACTGAAAATCTTTTGGCTTCTGTGGACAAGAATGAAGCTGAGATTTCACCTTCAACCCTTTATGCCTTGGCTTGTGTTCTTGAAAATGTTCCTTTTATCAATGGAAGCCCTCAAAACACCTTTGTCCCAG GGTTGATTGATCTGGCCATCAAAAGGAACAGTTTGATTGGTGGAGATGACTTCAAGAGTGGTCAGACAAAAATCAAGTCTGTGTTGGTTGATTTCCTTGTGGGAGCTGGTATcaaa CCAACATCAATAGTGAGTTACAACCATTTGGGAAACAATGATGGAATGAATCTTTCTGCACCACAAACCTTCCGCTCTAAGGAAATCTCAAAGAGTAACGTTGTTGATGACATGGTTAACAGCAATGCCATCCTCTATGGTCCTGGTGAACATCCAGACcatgttgttgttattaag TATGTGCCTTATGTGGGGGACAGCAAGAGAGCAATGGATGAGTACACTTCAGAGATATTCATGGGTGGAAAGAACACAATTGTGATGCACAACACATGTGAAGATTCACTTTTGGCAGCTCCAATTATCTTGGATTTGGTCCTTCTTGCTGAACTTAGCACTAGAATCCAGTTCAAATCTGAACAAGAG gaCAAGTTTCATTCATTCCATGCTGTTGCAACCATCCTCAGTTACCTCTCTAAGGCTCCACTT GTTCCACCAGGTACACCAGTTGTGAATGCATTGTCAAAGCAGAGATCTATGCTGGAAAACATTCTGAGAGCTTGTGTTGGATTGGCTCCTGAGAACAACATGATCCTTGAATACAAGTGA